From Grus americana isolate bGruAme1 chromosome 22, bGruAme1.mat, whole genome shotgun sequence, the proteins below share one genomic window:
- the LOC129195207 gene encoding LOW QUALITY PROTEIN: olfactory receptor 10A4-like (The sequence of the model RefSeq protein was modified relative to this genomic sequence to represent the inferred CDS: inserted 1 base in 1 codon; deleted 1 base in 1 codon) — translation MAFSSTEIQGSLFCLILFIYLSTLVENILIIVITMVDAALHSPMYFFLKKLSFLETAYNXTIPKMLVNFLTKRKGVSFLGCATQMYAFTLLGITECFLLAAMAYDRYVAICCPLHYTTMMSWNMCLLLSAVSWLIGVLVALGQTTFIFTLPYCGPNRINHYFCDLPPLLKLACVDTYKNEITTYIIAVLFIMSPFLLTVVSYVQILHTIFNMPSAKGKRKTFSTCSSHLVVVTLFYRSGIVTYLRPKAFYSSGSNKLLSLFYRLMSPMMNPLIYSWRNKDVKQALKRLIAKKINM, via the exons CAGTACAGAGATCCAAGGCTCTCTCTTCTGTTTAATATTGTTTATATACCTCAGTACTTTGGTGGAAAACATCCTCATCATTGTGATCACTATGGTAGATGCTGCCCTTCACTCCCccatgtattttttcctcaagaagTTGTCCTTCCTGGAGACTGCCTACA CCACAATCCCCAAGATGCTAGTGAACTTCCTCACAAAAAGGAAGGGCGTATCCTTCCTGGGCTGTGCCACACAGATGTATGCCTTCACCCTCTTAGGGATCACAGAATGTTTTCTGCTGGCCGCCATGGCCTACGATCGCTATGTGGCCATATGCTGTCCCCTGCACTACACAACCATGATGAGCTGGAACATGTGTCTCCTGCTTTCAGCTGTATCTTGGCTTATTGGGGTCTTGGTGGCCTTAGGGCAGACAACTTTCATCTTTACCCTTCCATATTGTGGGCCCAACAGGATCAATCACTACTTCTGTGACCTGCCACCTCTGCTGAAGTTGGCTTGTGTGGACACCTACAAGAATGAAATCACCACCTACATAATAGCTGTCCTCTTCATCATG TCCCCTTTCCTACTCACAGTTGTGTCATATGTCCAGATACTCCACACCATCTTCAACATGCCATCAGCTAAGGGCAAGAGAAAAACGTTCTCCACCTGCTCATCTCATTTGGTCGTGGTCACTCTGTTTTACAGATCTGGCATTGTGACCTACTTGAGACCCAAAGCTTTTTATTCAAGCGGCAGTAACaaactgctttctctcttttacagGCTGATGTCTCCAATGATGAACCCCTTGATTTACAGCTGGAGGAACAAAGATGTGAAACAAGCCTTGAAAAGACTGATAGCcaaaaagataaatatgtgA